The nucleotide sequence CACGAATCGCCGCTCACTGTTCTACTTCGACGAAGTAGAGGCCATATGAAGGCCCGCCCCATCCTGTTCAGCGCTCCGATGGTGCGCGCCCTGCTCGACGGCAGGAAGACGCAGACGCGGCGAATTTTGAAAGGTTCCACGGAGTTCAAAGGCCCCTACAACCCCGCGTACTTGGAAGCGCACCGCAATGCAGATGGATGGAAGCGGATATGCCCCTACGGCCAGCCCGGCGACCTGCTCTGGGTGCGGGAGACTTTCGCTGACGTCAACGACCACGGATGCCCTGCGATCCTATACAAGGCAGACGGCGTGACGCTGGATTTTATGGACATCGCGGATTATCTCTGCGAAGACGGCTCGCTTGATTACGACCATCCGCACATAAAGAAGTACCATTACTCGCAATGGATTGGCGATGTCGAAAGCGGTGAGCCATACCATGGGTTTCACCCCTCCATCCACATGCCCCGCTGGGCCAGCCGCTTGACACTGGAACTGACCGGCGTGCGCGTCGAGCGGTTGCAGGACATCAGCCGCGAGGACGCTATTGCCGAGGGCATTGAGCCTGTTCTGACGGGAGCGGGGGAGCGGTGCGGCTGGCTGGACTATGAGCACAGAGAGGCCGGCACAGGGTATTACATAGAACCCACGAACAGCTACGAGAGCTTATGGGATTCCATCAATGGCTCCGGCTCATCGGACGCCAACCCCTGGGTCTGGGTGCTGGAGTTCCGCGTGCATCAGGTCAACGTAGACGAACTACTCAAGCGGAGGGCCGCATGACCAATGAGCGGGCTGACCAAGAACTTGCCCGGCTGTTGGCGATGTCCGAAGAGGAACGCGAGCGGTACTTCTGCGCGCTTCCTCCCGATGGAACTTCCACGCTTCTTGTGGAGCACCTCCTGACAAAGCCTCAGACCGCTGCTCGAGACGAACTCATCAAGAGGGCGAAGGCCTACTGGTATGACGACTTCAAGTCGCTGAATCCGAGCGGCTGCCCGAAGATGACCCTGCACGACGACTTGATGCGAGCTGGCTACGGAGACTTGGCCGCCAACGTCGTAGGTGGGCTTTACGACTGACTAACCAAACTTAGCGAGGGACTATGCACGACCCGATGACCGTTGCCTTTGAAATACGCTACCCGTGGAGGAGCGAGCCTCCCAGTAAGTTATGGCCGAAGGGCTACCGCAGCTCATTCATCACGATCTGGCATAAGGACCCGGAGCGGGACGGCACGGATGATAGCTGTGGTTGGTTCAAGCGTTCGAGGCATGGCGACTCCGAGACCTTGCAGCGGATACGGTCTAGCTTCGATCAGGAGTGGGACGCGAAGTACGGAGGCTGGTTCCATCCGGACGGCTCTCCGAAGTTCTCGGTTTCGGCCGTAGTCCTTAATCTGTTCTGGCGAGCCGCGTGGGAGCATTTCTCACACGACCGTTCAAAAACCGCTGCGTTCATGCAGCGGCATCTCTTCGACATCCTCTTCTTCGCCGAGAACCCGGTAGATTCACTTCACCCCACCATCACCGGGAAATATGGCTTCGATCGACGCGATCAACGGATCAGCCAGCTGGCGAGCGTTATCTACGGATGGATCCTCAGGGCGGAGCAGAAGTGGTGGCAGCACCCCCGCTTTCACATCCACCACTGGCGCATCCAGGTCCACCCCTGGCAGCAGCTTCGCCGCCGGCACTGGGATCGTTGCTGTAAATGCGGGAAGCGTGGTTTCCCGAAAGGCGTTAGCGCAATCGGCGACTGGTCAGGCGGCAGGATCTGGCACTCCTCTTGTGACGGCAGCGCAGCCGCTGAGGTGAGGGTCACATGACCCGCATCCGCTTTCGCAACTGGAACTGCATCGTCCGCAAGCATCAATACGACAATGGCCGCCCGGCCCTGCAGCTGATCGACGCCGAGGACGGCTCACCGATCGCCCAAGCTACGGTGAATCTCCCGGACGTTGCGCTGGGCAGGAATCAGGTTGCCATCAAGGACTGGTCGGAGAACGAGGGGATGCTCGACGCTCTGGTCGCCGCCGGCGTGGTAAAGCCCACCGGCGAGACCGTCCGGTCGGGCTACGTCGAGGTGCCGATCTGCGAACTCCAGCCGCCGTTCCGGGAGGTGAGCCACGCGGAGCGGGTATCCGAGTCGAAGGGCAATGGGCGCAGCCGCTAACCCATCTGGCGCGCTCCACCTGCTGAACGTAAAATCAGGTCGGATTCCCATCCCATCCACCAAGGAGGCCCAACCTTGGCAACCATCTTCAAACGCGGCCGCGACAAGGGGAAGAAGAACAAGCCATACGTCATCCAGTACACGGATCACGACGGCAAGCGGCAGTTCGCCAAGGGGTTCACTGACAAGGCGCTCACCGAGCAGCTGGCGGCCAAGCTCGAGAACGAGGTGCTCCTCCGCAAGCGGGGGATGATCGACCCCGCCCAGGAGCGGCTGCTCGCCATCAAGCAGAGCCCGATCGAGGAGCATCTCCAGGCCTTCGACCGCTCCCTCGCCAACAACACCGCCAAACACCGGCGGCTGACCATGACCCGCGTCCGGCGGGTGGTCGAGGGCTGCGGCTTCCGCACCCTGGCCGACATGGACGGCGAGAAGGTGGTCGAGTGGCTCAACGAGTTCCGCGAGGAGGAGGACATCGGGGCCCGGACCTACAACCACTACCTTCAGGCGGCCGACGCCTTCGGTAAGTGGCTGGCCACGACGAAGCGGCTGCCCGGCAACCCTCTAATCGGAATGGAGCGACTGAACGCCGAGACGGACGTCCGGCACAAGCGGCGGGCGCTGAAGCCGGAGGAGTTCGCCCGGCTCGTCGAGGCCGCCCGGAACTCTGGCGTCGAGGTGCAGGGCTACGACGGCGAGATGCGGGCGAGGATCTACCTGATCAGCTACCTGACCGGGCTTCGCCGGTCGGAGCTGGCGAGCCTGACCCCCAACTCCTTCAAGCTGGACGACGCCCAGCCGACCCTGACTGTCGAGGCCGCCTGCTCCAAGCACCGTCGCAGGGACGTGCTGCCGATGCACCCGGAACTGGTCTCGCTGGCCCGGGGGTGGGTGGCCGGCCTGGCTCCGGAGGAGCCGCTCTTCCCGAAGCTCGCCCGGCGGAAGACGTACACCATGGTCCAGAAGGACCTGGAAAGGGCGGGCATCCCCTACGAAACCCACGAGGGGCTGGCCGACTTCCACGCGGCGGGCAGGCACACCCACATCACCGGACTGGTCCGGTCGGGGGCCTCAATCATGGAGGCGAAGGAGCTTGCCCGCCATGCCGACATTCGCCAGACCGCCAAGTACACCCATATTGGCATGGAGGAGCGGGCCGAGGCCTTGGCGGCCCTGCCGTTCCCGCTGGCCCCGGCGGCGGTCGAGGCGTTGGAGCATGACGGCGATCTACAGGCACTGGTCACCGCCTGGCCGGGGCTTTCCCCAGAAACGAGGCGGCAGATCCTCGCCCTGGCCACCCCGCCATCGACGGATTCCTGACCGCCGATTGGTTGCGTATTGGTTGCGTTTCGGGCGGCGTTCAGCGTCGGGAGCTTTCAGCGGGTGTCAGGCCGCCCATTCTGGACGCTAGGTCCAGAAACGAGCAAAGCCCCGCCGGAGCGAGGCTTTACGTCGTGTTGTGGCGTCTGCAGTCAGGAGCTGTCAGTCGCCGTAAGTAGTGGAGGCGGCGGGAATTGCACCCGCGTCCCGAGATCCGTCAGTGAAGGCGTCTACATGCGTAGTCGTTTCTTGAATTGTCGGCCTTGGAGCCCCAAACGACAGGGTCTCGTTCGGCTTAGCCCATCATGAGTTTAACCTGATTCGCAACGGGCGGTTGAATCAGGCGAGCCCACTGTGTCGACGTCGGCCATGACCCGTGGACGAAGTCATGACGCAACGCAGCTTACCGCGGTCAGGCGGCGAGGCTGTAGGAACCAACGTTGTTGTTGGCAGCTAATGTTTTGATCGGCTTTTTACGAGGCCAGCCGACCAACCTCGGCATGCAGCCAGACACCTCAGCAATCCGGTCGAACCTAGATCGCCCCCGTCTTGAGAAAGAGTGCCGAAACTGAATCAGACTGTTTCGACACCCTTATTATCCGGGCACCTCGAAGAGAGGTCAAGGTGCCGTGGTGCAGTTTTCATCAGGCAACAAGGAGATCCTCGGGACCTACGGATCGCGACCGGGTCCGTGTCTCAATACTCAATAGTTGTCGGAGCTGAGCACCTCACCGCCGCGAATGGTGCCGAGTCCTCGCCAGACGAGTCCGTCAACGGTTTCTTTGATGAATCGGACGGAGCCATCACCGAGCAGGACATTCACCCCACCTGGGTGCCAGGAGCGACTGGTGACGGCAGCGAAGGTCGGCCCGCCCTGTCCTTCGCGTTGGCCGTTGATGTCGAGGTCATGTTGACCATCGCTGCTCATCACCTCTCGATTCGGTGTCCAGGCGGTGGTGAAGCCGGATTGATGAACATGACCATCGACCCACTCGGTATGCCCGCTGGAGTGGAGGCTTCCACAAGACCCGCTGTACTCGGGAACCAGGGTCAGGGGATCGGCATTGGGCAGGTAGGTGCCGTTCGGATCAGTGACGCTGGCCAGACCGCCAC is from Tautonia marina and encodes:
- a CDS encoding DUF4313 domain-containing protein → MTRIRFRNWNCIVRKHQYDNGRPALQLIDAEDGSPIAQATVNLPDVALGRNQVAIKDWSENEGMLDALVAAGVVKPTGETVRSGYVEVPICELQPPFREVSHAERVSESKGNGRSR
- a CDS encoding tyrosine-type recombinase/integrase yields the protein MATIFKRGRDKGKKNKPYVIQYTDHDGKRQFAKGFTDKALTEQLAAKLENEVLLRKRGMIDPAQERLLAIKQSPIEEHLQAFDRSLANNTAKHRRLTMTRVRRVVEGCGFRTLADMDGEKVVEWLNEFREEEDIGARTYNHYLQAADAFGKWLATTKRLPGNPLIGMERLNAETDVRHKRRALKPEEFARLVEAARNSGVEVQGYDGEMRARIYLISYLTGLRRSELASLTPNSFKLDDAQPTLTVEAACSKHRRRDVLPMHPELVSLARGWVAGLAPEEPLFPKLARRKTYTMVQKDLERAGIPYETHEGLADFHAAGRHTHITGLVRSGASIMEAKELARHADIRQTAKYTHIGMEERAEALAALPFPLAPAAVEALEHDGDLQALVTAWPGLSPETRRQILALATPPSTDS